The Candidatus Aenigmatarchaeota archaeon genome contains the following window.
GCTCAGCAGACAAAAATTAATAACAGTTACCCAAAAACACCGGTGATGTGAATAATGTGTAAAATAATTTAAAATATAACGCAAATCCCACTTTTATTTACTCAGGGAAAAAATTTTTTATAATAAGATTTACTTCAAAAGAAATCATCCCAAAAAATGACAATATCATCTTAATTTCCCGTAAATCTCATAAAAGATAACCTTAAGGTACATCCAAATGTGGTTCTTAAAACTTATCAGATAAAAAACAATGCTTCCATCAAGTATGTAAACAAGAAAAACACCAAGAAAGATAAATGGTGCAAAGGGGATTGGTTTTGACACCATGACATCATTGAAATCCAATTTCTTTTCCTTTTTCAAACTAATTAACCTTTTCACATCATTATCCATCAATCTTCCACTAAAAGCGGATTTCCCAATTTTTTTAGAATACCCCAAAATATCAAAATAAGTTATAAATAAGACCTTCTCCTTTTTATATTTTTCTCCTTTTTTCAATATTATTTCATTCAATACCATACCTTCCTTTAGGTCATCTATTTTAACTTTTCTCGAAAGTAAAAATTCGTTCAAATAAGACAGGGATATTCTCAACATTTGAAAAATCAAAAAAAACAATATTATATTACCTATAAAAACTAAATTGAAAACAAACTTTGGGGTGAAAAGAACGGCAAGTATAAAAGAAGTGATAGAAAAAACCTTTAAAATTTCATTAAAATTACTCCCCAACTCCAATAGAACAATTATCAAAATCAACTGAAATAGGAGGTTAATCCTTATTTGAAAAAAATTCTGAAGGAATGTGAAAAATGAAGAAAATCCTATTATAAAAACAAGCATCAGTGATATTGATTTCCATTTAAATGATTCGATCACCTCTCTTTTTAAAAAGTCAAATTTCAATTTAAACAGTCCATAAACAAAAAATAAAATTGCAACAGGTACAAATG
Protein-coding sequences here:
- a CDS encoding A24 family peptidase C-terminal domain-containing protein, translated to MFELSLILLIPFAILISYYDIKFGKIKNMHILILIIFGILINLFYNKTLLTSTKEVMLNVAISFLIGYFLWNLGVWSAADAKLFSALSIFVPINIYKIGAIKYFPSYIILVNTFVPVAILFFVYGLFKLKFDFLKREVIESFKWKSISLMLVFIIGFSSFFTFLQNFFQIRINLLFQLILIIVLLELGSNFNEILKVFSITSFILAVLFTPKFVFNLVFIGNIILFFLIFQMLRISLSYLNEFLLSRKVKIDDLKEGMVLNEIILKKGEKYKKEKVLFITYFDILGYSKKIGKSAFSGRLMDNDVKRLISLKKEKKLDFNDVMVSKPIPFAPFIFLGVFLVYILDGSIVFYLISFKNHIWMYLKVIFYEIYGKLR